A single window of Nicotiana tomentosiformis chromosome 1, ASM39032v3, whole genome shotgun sequence DNA harbors:
- the LOC138896501 gene encoding uncharacterized protein: MVKTLKTVPQKGEASFSQPAADKTPMQPRPEEYVPRTCLLTSDFKLDKGTPGQRHSFEAPTRQGRDLGSGPAKWNKRKRASSYENPKSKARSTHKSKKDIIPLTLESVQRLRDEDEEEENEEFELVAREKKTANAPQAAGSMVVYTAPPRTEDISEKGSGRVPESSEIEDVSYRSQQMRNISKGAVPESLRTEENSPSDSLGVATIEDSPTFPTFSEGEIREAQALGALELDMPHDGDDPFCVLFTSVEDAAGSSDALDLFHGVQHALNQVAAAYREACSRSRAELRQYEFDLQWVTEERNALNLLLGQRWEEIKELRAELTKAHQDQTDLSEQQKLELIGKLREKVDVIKAESLKWKENMDRFAAEKEVARAQLSLAESQLQSLKEKSLVERKTEELKARLATKLAKAENIKADADALVAVYRADAEAAQFHVREVADTARTRLHWINDFSKCQFRRETLEDIHARGFDLSEEITKARELKAEAGALASDDDDDGDDDDDDDDDGSKSGSQSGEDPDKGS, from the exons ATGGTGAAAACATTAAAGACTGTTCCTCAAAAAGGAGAGGCCTCTTTTTCACAGCCCGCCGCCGATAAAACACCGATGCAGCCACGACCAGAGGAGTATGTTCCCAGAACATGCCTTCTCACCTCCGATTTCAAGCTCGATAAAGGCAC gcctggGCAGAGACACAGTTTTGAGGCCCCTACCCGGCAAGGAAGAGATCTCGGTTCCGGACCGGCGAAGTGGAATAAGAGAAAAAGAGCCTCTTCTTACGAAAATCCAAAATCGAAGGCAAGGTCGACTCACAAGTCGAAGAAGGATATCATCCCTTTGACCTTAGAATCGGTTCAGCGCTTAAGAGATGAagatgaggaagaagaaaatgaggaGTTCGAACTGGTGGCCCGGGAGAAGAAAACTGCCAACGctccacaggcagctggatcgatggtggtttataCGGCTccacctcgaactgaggatatatcggagaaaggTTCAGGCAGAGTCCCTGAGTCGTCAGAGATCGAGGATGTTTCCTATCGAAGCCAACAGATGAGGAATATATCTAAAGGGGCTGTTCCCGAATCTCTTCGAACAGAAGAGAACTCCCCAAGTGACTCACTTGGGGTAGCgacaatcgaagactcgcccacctttCCTACTTTTTCCGAAGGGgagattcgggaagcccaagctttgggggccctcgaactaGACATGCCTCATGATGGGGATGATCCTTTTTGTGTTTTATTTACCAGCGTCGAAGATGCTGCCGGTAGTAGCGATGCATTAGATTTGTTTCACGGAGTGCAGCATGCTCTGAATCAG GTTGCAGCAGCttatcgagaagcatgttctcgatcCCGAGCTGAGCTGCGTCAATACGAGTTCGACCTCCAATGGGTTACGGAGGAAAGGAATGCCCTTAATCTCCTCTTAGGGCAAAGATGGGAAGAAATCAAGGAACTCCGAGCTGAGTTGACTaaagctcaccaagatcagaccgatctgtccgagcag CAGAAGCTTGAGTTGATAGGGAAACTCCGTGAGAaggtcgatgtgataaaggcggagtccttgAAATGGAAAGAAAACATGGACCgttttgctgcagagaaagaggttgctcgagcccaattgtcattgGCCGAGAGTCAACTTCAAAGCCTGAAGGAGAAAAGCTTAGTAGAAAGGAAAACGGAGGAGCTCAAGGCTCGGTTGGCCACTAAACTTGCCAAGGCTGAAAATATAAAGGCTGATGCAGACGCATTGGTGGCTGtttatcgggctgatgctgaagccgctcagtTTCATGTGAGAGAGGTTGCCGATACCGCTCGAACTCGATTACATTGGATCAATGATTTTTCCAAATGCCAAtttcggagggaaaccctcgaggataTTCATGCTCGGGGCTTCGATCTTTCTGAAGAGATAACAAAGGCAAGGGAGCTTAAAGCTGAAGCTGGGGCCTTGgcctccgatgatgatgatgatggtgacgatgacgatgatgatgacgatgacggGAGCAAGAGTGGATCTCAGAGTGGGGAGGATCCCGATAAAGGTTCCTGA